One stretch of Numenius arquata chromosome 8, bNumArq3.hap1.1, whole genome shotgun sequence DNA includes these proteins:
- the PTGS2 gene encoding prostaglandin G/H synthase 2, protein MILPCALVAALLAASHAANPCCSNPCQNRGVCVTTGFNQYECDCTRTGYYGENCMTPEFFTWLKLTLKPSPNTVHYILTHFKGAWNIVNNIPFLRDAIMRYVLTSRSHLIDSPPTYNSDYNYKSWEAYSNLSYYTRSLPPVGLDCPTPMGVKGKKELPDSKLIVEKFLLRKKFIPDPQGTNVMFTFFAQHFTHQFFKTDHKKGPGFTKALGHGVDLNHIYGETLERQLKLRLLKDGKLKYQMIDGEMYPPTVKDTQAEMIYPPHVPEHLQFSVGQEVFGLVPGLMMYATIWLREHNRVCDILKQEHPEWDDEQLFQTTRLILIGETIKIVIEDYVQHLSGYHFKLKFDPELLFNQRFQYQNRIAAEFNTLYHWHPLLPDTFQIHDQEYTFQQFLYNNSIMVEHGLSHMVKSFSKQSAGRVAGGKNVPAAVQKVAKASIDQSRQMRYQSLNEYRKRFMLKPFKSFEELTGEKEMAAELEELYGDIDAMELYPGLLVEKPRPGAIFGETMVEIGAPFSLKGLMGNAICSPEYWKPSTFGGKVGFEIINTASLQKLICNNVKGCPFTAFHILNPEPTEATINVSTSKTAMEDINPTLLLKERSAEL, encoded by the exons ATGATCCTGCCCTGCGCCCTAGTGGCCGCTCTCCTGGCTGCCAGCCACGCAG CCAACCCTTGCTGCTCAAACCCCTGTCAGAACAGAGGAGTGTGTGTGACGACAGGATTTAATCAGTATGAATGTGACTGCACAAGGACGGGGTACTATGGGGAAAACTGCATGACGC CGGAATTCTTCACGTGGCTGAAGCTAACATTGAAACCTTCACCAAATACTGTCCACTACATCCTCACCCACTTCAAAGGAGCCTGGAACATTGTCAACAACATTCCCTTCTTACGAGATGCTATTATGAGATATGTACTAACAT CAAGATCACACTTGATTGACAGCCCACCAACCTACAACAGTGATTATAATTACAAAAGCTGGGAAGCTTATTCCAATCTTTCTTATTACACAAGAAGCCTTCCACCAGTAGGACTTGACTGCCCAACACCAATGGGTGTTAAAG GTAAGAAAGAGCTTCCAGATTCAAAACTGATTGTGGAAAAGTTTTTGCTAAGGAAAAAATTTATTCCTGACCCACAAGGCACAAATGTGATGTTCACATTCTTTGCCCAACACTTCACTCATCAGTTCTTTAAGACGGACCACAAAAAAGGACCTGGCTTCACCAAAGCTCTTGGCCACGGG GTTGACTTGAACCATATTTATGGAGAGACTCTGGAGAGACAACTCAAGCTGAGACTTCTAAAAGATGGAAAGCTAAAATACCAG ATGATTGATGGAGAAATGTATCCGCCAACGGTGAAGGACACTCAGGCAGAGATGATCTACCCTCCTCATGTACCTGAACACTTGCAGTTTTCTGTCGGGCAGGAGGTGTTTGGTTTGGTCCCAGGCTTGATGATGTACGCGACAATATGGCTAAGGGAACACAACCGGGTCTGTGACATCCTGAAACAGGAGCATCCAGAGTGGGATGACGAGCAGCTGTTCCAGACCACTAGACTCATATTGATAG GAGAGACAATCAAAATTGTTATCGAGGACTATGTACAACACTTGAGTGGCTACCACTTCAAACTCAAGTTTGATCCCGAGCTGCTGTTCAACCAGCGATTTCAATACCAGAACCGAATTGCAGCTGAATTCAACACTCTCTACCACTGGCATCCGCTTTTGCCTGACACTTTCCAGATACACGATCAGGAGTACACTTTCCAGCAGTTCCTCTACAACAACTCCATAATGGTGGAACATGGCCTTTCCCATATGGTGAAATCTTTCTCCAAGCAAAGTGCTGGCAGG GTTGCTGGTGGGAAAAATGTTCCTGCTGCAGTACAGAAAGTAGCAAAGGCTTCAATTGACCAAAGCAGACAAATGAGATACCAGTCCTTGAATGAGTACAGGAAACGCTTCATGTTGAAACCATTCAAATCATTTGAAGAACTTACAG gagaaaaagaaatggcagCTGAGCTGGAAGAGCTTTATGGAGACATCGATGCCATGGAGCTGTACCCAGGCCTTCTGGTAGAAAAGCCACGACCAGGTGCCATCTTTGGTGAAACAATGGTGGAGATTGGAGCACCGTTCTCTCTGAAAGGACTGATGGGAAATGCTATCTGCTCCCCCGAGTACTGGAAGCCTAGCACCTTCGGTGGAAAAGTGGGCTTTGAAATAATCAATACTGCCTCCTTACAGAAGCTCATCTGCAACAATGTGAAAGGCTGTCCTTTCACTGCTTTCCACATCTTAAATCCTGAACCCACAGAGGCAACTATTAATGTTAGTACCTCAAAAACAGCAATGGAAGATATCAACCCCACACTACTACTGAAAGAGCGATCTGCTGAGTTGTAA